The following proteins are co-located in the Tardibacter chloracetimidivorans genome:
- a CDS encoding sigma-70 family RNA polymerase sigma factor, giving the protein MGMLKWFGQRSVQQLPTLRRYARALVGDDRADDLVHEALVKAYDALHRFRPEGDLRSWLLAILHNCFVSDWRKRRTESGGIEHLKLHSVAHVPPSQEHAVQLGELTRAYATLSVDQRAVLHLVVVEGLSYEAAAIILDVPVGTVMSRLSRARAALRQPASDERPLRLVRGGNGPAE; this is encoded by the coding sequence ATGGGTATGCTGAAGTGGTTCGGACAACGGTCGGTCCAGCAGTTGCCGACGCTGCGACGCTATGCGCGCGCGCTGGTGGGCGACGATCGGGCTGACGATCTGGTGCACGAAGCGCTGGTCAAGGCCTATGACGCGCTCCACCGGTTTCGCCCCGAGGGCGATCTGCGGAGCTGGTTGCTGGCGATCCTCCACAACTGCTTTGTGAGCGACTGGCGCAAGCGCCGCACGGAAAGCGGCGGGATCGAGCATCTGAAGCTCCACTCCGTCGCGCATGTGCCGCCAAGCCAGGAACATGCGGTGCAGCTTGGCGAACTCACCAGGGCATATGCCACGCTTTCGGTGGATCAGCGGGCCGTGCTTCATCTGGTGGTCGTCGAAGGTCTCTCCTACGAGGCCGCGGCGATCATCCTCGACGTGCCGGTCGGCACCGTCATGTCCCGGCTCAGCAGGGCGCGCGCCGCCTTGCGGCAGCCCGCGTCGGACGAACGCCCGCTCAGACTTGTAAGAGGTGGCAATGGCCCAGCCGAATAA
- a CDS encoding anti-sigma factor family protein, which produces MAQPNNPVSEVDLCAYVDGQLDIARRIEVEDYLARHPDAAAALMADLKSSDAMRLALGDRPAPRADIVERAVQLDRRLAAQRIRRLMPRLSFAALATLCLWLAQDEIGEALVSTSQAAVPPFANEAIQTHNTARLRDTMTSQVKTTVIDATAIREATRIVFPRPSDDWRIMDTRLVPSDDGTGLEISLQTGLGVPLTFFAVPTRSSAPSLPDAIELSGASVAYWRKGNIGYALAGSITPVELDRLAEDFADNPID; this is translated from the coding sequence ATGGCCCAGCCGAATAATCCGGTCTCGGAGGTCGATCTTTGCGCCTATGTCGATGGTCAGCTCGACATCGCGCGACGCATCGAGGTGGAGGATTATCTGGCCCGTCATCCGGATGCGGCGGCGGCGCTGATGGCCGATCTGAAAAGCAGCGACGCCATGCGGCTGGCCCTGGGCGACAGGCCAGCGCCAAGGGCCGATATCGTCGAAAGGGCCGTGCAACTCGACCGGCGTCTCGCCGCGCAGCGCATCAGGCGCTTAATGCCCCGGCTGTCCTTTGCGGCGCTTGCCACCCTATGCCTGTGGCTGGCGCAGGACGAGATCGGCGAGGCGCTGGTGTCGACGAGCCAGGCGGCGGTTCCGCCTTTCGCCAATGAGGCGATCCAAACCCATAATACGGCGCGGCTGCGTGATACCATGACGTCACAGGTCAAGACGACAGTGATCGATGCGACCGCCATTCGCGAGGCCACGCGGATCGTTTTCCCCCGGCCTTCCGACGACTGGCGTATCATGGACACAAGGCTGGTGCCTTCCGACGACGGCACCGGGCTGGAAATCTCGCTCCAAACCGGACTGGGCGTGCCGCTTACGTTCTTTGCGGTGCCGACCCGATCCAGCGCGCCCTCGCTTCCCGATGCGATCGAACTCAGCGGAGCGAGCGTCGCCTATTGGCGCAAGGGCAATATCGGATATGCGCTGGCGGGAAGCATCACGCCCGTGGAGCTTGACAGGCTGGCGGAAGATTTCGCCGACAATCCAATTGATTGA
- a CDS encoding FAD-dependent oxidoreductase yields MYIDLERTDLSEHRTGVCIVGAGAAGITMARRLLAAGLTVTLLESGGLDYEAGTADLNAGENVGEEYYPLDHARLRFFGGTSAIWGGRIAELDPIDFEKRQWVPWSGWPVSHQQMKPYYREARGLFGLPPEPPRTADMASAGVRLPDFDERELSLKLWSFDERFNRFTFPACKDLQDHPRCTLMTHATVSDIRTDREARHVRSLRVQSLTGRTLDVHADIVVLAAGGIENPRLLLASRSVMAQGLGNARDLVGRFFMEHPHARGGRIVASRAWNLLKAFGRKHRVRGQSAAALIAPSERRQLEAGILNTSLTVVPRQPAGDVLFWGMRAYNRVKHDMAPTKRGRAMWMYTKRAAALAQSTIDPLRPWLLHRMKQVDLALLVRAEQAPNPDSRVLLSGESDALGVPRVKLDWRMNELDVHSVERLVDTLGREIERLGIGKVEPASWLSDSGRRWQTDPLISSHALGGYHHMGTTRMADDPKRGVTDQHGRVHGIANLYIAGSSLFPTSGWANPTLTIAALALRTADHIALQIDKRQAPELSTERAYAFA; encoded by the coding sequence ATGTATATCGACCTTGAGCGCACCGATCTCTCCGAGCATCGCACGGGGGTCTGCATCGTCGGTGCCGGAGCCGCCGGGATCACCATGGCGCGGCGGCTGCTTGCCGCCGGGTTGACCGTGACCCTGCTTGAATCCGGGGGGCTCGATTACGAGGCCGGAACCGCCGACCTGAACGCCGGCGAGAATGTGGGGGAGGAATATTACCCGCTGGATCACGCGCGCCTGCGCTTCTTTGGCGGCACGAGTGCGATCTGGGGCGGACGGATCGCGGAACTGGACCCGATCGATTTCGAAAAGCGCCAATGGGTCCCCTGGTCGGGCTGGCCGGTCAGCCATCAGCAGATGAAGCCCTATTATCGGGAGGCGCGCGGCCTGTTCGGCCTTCCGCCGGAGCCGCCCCGAACCGCCGACATGGCTTCGGCCGGAGTGCGGCTGCCCGATTTCGACGAGCGCGAATTGTCATTGAAGCTCTGGTCGTTCGACGAGCGGTTCAACCGCTTTACCTTTCCCGCATGCAAGGATCTGCAGGATCATCCGCGCTGCACCCTGATGACCCATGCGACCGTGTCCGATATCCGGACGGACAGGGAGGCGCGCCACGTCCGGTCGCTTCGCGTGCAGAGCCTGACGGGCCGGACGCTTGATGTTCACGCCGATATCGTCGTGCTTGCCGCCGGGGGTATCGAAAACCCGCGCCTGCTGCTCGCCTCGCGTTCCGTCATGGCTCAGGGCCTCGGCAACGCGCGTGATCTGGTCGGCCGCTTTTTCATGGAACATCCTCACGCCCGTGGCGGGCGTATCGTCGCCAGCCGGGCGTGGAATCTGCTGAAGGCGTTTGGCCGCAAACACAGGGTTCGCGGACAAAGCGCCGCTGCCTTGATCGCGCCAAGCGAGCGGCGGCAATTGGAAGCGGGCATACTCAACACGTCGCTGACGGTCGTTCCGCGTCAGCCCGCCGGCGATGTGCTATTCTGGGGTATGCGCGCCTATAATCGCGTGAAGCACGACATGGCGCCGACGAAGCGCGGTCGCGCCATGTGGATGTATACCAAGCGCGCGGCCGCCTTAGCCCAGTCCACGATCGACCCATTGCGGCCATGGCTTCTTCACCGGATGAAGCAGGTGGACCTCGCGCTGCTCGTCAGGGCCGAACAGGCGCCAAATCCGGACAGCCGCGTGCTGCTTTCAGGCGAAAGCGATGCGCTTGGCGTGCCACGGGTGAAGCTGGACTGGCGCATGAACGAACTCGACGTCCATTCGGTCGAAAGGCTCGTCGACACTCTGGGGCGCGAAATCGAGCGGCTGGGGATCGGCAAGGTCGAGCCTGCATCCTGGCTGTCCGACTCAGGCCGGCGCTGGCAGACCGATCCGCTGATAAGCTCGCACGCGCTCGGCGGCTATCATCACATGGGCACTACGCGAATGGCGGATGATCCGAAGCGGGGGGTTACCGACCAGCATGGGCGAGTTCACGGTATCGCCAACCTTTATATCGCGGGCAGTTCGTTGTTCCCGACATCCGGCTGGGCGAACCCGACGCTCACCATCGCCGCGCTGGCGCTGAGGACGGCAGACCATATCGCCTTGCAGATCGACAAGCGGCAAGCGCCAGAGCTTTCAACGGAAAGAGCCTATGCCTTTGCCTGA
- a CDS encoding MFS transporter: protein MPDHSPAAPIPGETPPSPAVLKKAIAASAIGNATEWFDYGIYAYGVAYISTALFPGSTSEATLFALATFAISFLVRPLGGLFWGPLGDRYGRKTVLALTILMMAGATLCIGLVPSYESIGGWAPILLIVLRLVQGFSTGGEYGGAATFMAEYAPDDKRGFYGSFLEVGTLAGFSLGALLMLGFALLLGDEAMHEWGWRLPFLVAAPLGLAGLYLRSHIEDTPVFREVEAAGDREPGHLFELSDLFRHYWRPLLVLGALVIALNVVNYTLLSYMPTYLQVRLGLSTEEALYVPIIGMLFMMLFVPAAGALSDKLGRKPMWWASLGGLFLLVVPLYQLMATGLWGAIVGFAVLGLLYVPQLATISATFPAMFPTPVRFAGLAIAYNVSTSLFGGTAPAFNSWMVGLTGDVLVPAYLMMASCLIGMAALPFVIETAGQSLRGTEIPGTSASQRQLGHDVEAGRPV from the coding sequence ATGCCTGACCATTCCCCGGCTGCTCCCATCCCCGGCGAAACGCCGCCTTCGCCCGCCGTCCTGAAAAAGGCGATCGCAGCGTCGGCGATCGGCAATGCCACCGAATGGTTCGACTATGGCATCTATGCCTATGGCGTGGCTTATATATCGACCGCGCTTTTTCCCGGCTCCACCAGCGAGGCGACATTGTTCGCGCTGGCGACCTTCGCGATCTCGTTTCTGGTGAGGCCACTCGGCGGATTGTTCTGGGGACCGCTGGGCGACCGCTATGGCCGCAAGACCGTGCTGGCGCTCACCATATTGATGATGGCTGGCGCGACGCTATGCATCGGGCTGGTGCCGTCATATGAAAGCATCGGCGGATGGGCGCCAATTCTGCTCATAGTTTTGCGACTGGTGCAGGGATTTTCCACCGGCGGCGAATATGGCGGGGCCGCAACCTTCATGGCCGAATACGCGCCCGACGACAAAAGAGGCTTCTACGGCAGCTTTCTGGAAGTGGGGACGCTCGCGGGCTTTTCGCTCGGCGCATTGCTGATGCTGGGTTTCGCGCTGCTGCTCGGCGATGAAGCCATGCACGAATGGGGCTGGCGCCTGCCCTTCCTGGTGGCCGCGCCGCTCGGGCTTGCGGGGCTCTATCTAAGGTCGCACATTGAGGACACACCCGTTTTCCGCGAAGTCGAGGCGGCGGGAGATCGCGAACCCGGACATCTTTTCGAGCTGTCGGACCTGTTCCGCCATTATTGGCGGCCACTGCTGGTGCTCGGAGCGCTGGTCATCGCGCTTAACGTCGTGAACTATACGCTCCTCAGCTACATGCCCACCTATCTCCAGGTCCGTCTGGGGCTATCCACCGAAGAAGCGCTTTACGTGCCGATCATCGGCATGCTGTTCATGATGCTGTTCGTCCCCGCAGCCGGTGCGCTGTCGGACAAGCTGGGGCGCAAGCCGATGTGGTGGGCTTCGCTTGGCGGGCTATTCCTGCTGGTCGTACCGCTCTACCAGCTGATGGCGACCGGCTTGTGGGGTGCGATTGTGGGATTTGCGGTGCTGGGCCTGCTCTATGTGCCGCAACTTGCGACCATTTCCGCCACATTCCCGGCGATGTTCCCCACCCCGGTCCGCTTTGCCGGTCTGGCGATCGCCTATAATGTCTCCACATCGCTGTTCGGAGGCACTGCGCCTGCGTTCAATTCATGGATGGTCGGCCTTACCGGCGACGTGCTGGTGCCAGCCTATTTGATGATGGCATCCTGCCTTATCGGCATGGCCGCCCTGCCGTTTGTCATCGAGACAGCGGGCCAGTCGCTACGCGGGACCGAGATACCCGGAACGTCAGCGTCGCAGCGGCAGCTTGGACATGATGTGGAGGCGGGCCGCCCCGTCTGA
- a CDS encoding mechanosensitive ion channel family protein: MNFTREFEFLTTLPPWAQALSGLALLVAAATLANAVVKQVILRLLERGLDTAALAVTSGQLDPIVRRLSNIVPAIVISRGIQLVPHLPAGVIDVTQNVVSAFIVLTIVLAISAGLNLVNNLYQRRPDAASRPIKGYIQVAKIILFGGSAILIIAVLMEQSPLLLLSGLGAMAAVLMLVFKDTILSLVASVQLTSNDMLRVGDWIEMPDLNADGDVIDIALHTVKVQNWDKTITTIPTYRLMSESYKNWRGMAESGARRVMRSLYMDQNSVAFLTEEDKSALRRFAVLSPYLDAKKADIERWNAGLKERGEDPVNQRELTNLGTFRAYVQAYLKHHPGVRQDMTLMVRQLQPTAGGLPIEIYCFTGTTAWAEYEAIQADIFDHLLAIMPHFGLRLFQKLGGMDLRQFPLLQKQNAL; this comes from the coding sequence ATGAATTTCACCAGAGAGTTTGAGTTTCTGACCACCCTGCCCCCCTGGGCGCAGGCGCTTTCAGGTCTTGCGTTGCTTGTCGCAGCGGCCACGCTTGCGAATGCCGTCGTCAAGCAGGTCATCCTCCGGCTGCTGGAGCGCGGACTCGACACCGCCGCGCTGGCGGTGACCAGCGGCCAGCTTGATCCCATCGTCCGGCGGCTCTCCAACATCGTGCCTGCGATCGTCATCTCGCGCGGCATTCAACTGGTGCCGCACCTCCCCGCCGGAGTAATCGACGTCACACAGAATGTGGTGAGCGCGTTCATCGTGCTCACCATCGTGCTTGCGATCAGCGCCGGGCTCAACCTCGTCAACAACCTCTATCAGCGCAGGCCCGATGCGGCGAGCAGGCCGATCAAGGGCTATATCCAGGTCGCCAAGATCATCCTCTTCGGCGGCAGCGCGATACTGATAATCGCCGTGCTCATGGAGCAGTCGCCGCTGCTGCTACTGTCGGGGCTTGGCGCGATGGCCGCCGTCCTGATGCTGGTTTTCAAGGACACGATCCTGTCGCTGGTGGCGTCGGTTCAGCTTACCTCCAACGACATGCTTCGCGTCGGCGACTGGATCGAGATGCCTGATCTGAACGCGGATGGCGACGTCATCGACATCGCGCTGCACACGGTGAAGGTGCAGAACTGGGACAAGACGATCACCACCATCCCCACCTATCGGCTGATGTCCGAATCCTACAAGAACTGGCGGGGAATGGCCGAATCGGGCGCGCGGCGCGTGATGCGGTCGCTCTATATGGATCAGAACAGCGTCGCCTTCCTGACCGAGGAGGATAAATCGGCGCTCCGGCGCTTCGCCGTGCTGAGCCCCTATCTCGACGCCAAAAAGGCCGACATCGAAAGATGGAACGCGGGGCTGAAGGAGCGCGGCGAAGACCCGGTCAACCAGCGTGAACTCACCAACCTGGGCACGTTTCGCGCCTATGTTCAGGCCTATCTGAAGCATCATCCCGGCGTCCGGCAGGACATGACGCTGATGGTCCGCCAGCTCCAGCCCACCGCGGGCGGGCTGCCGATCGAAATCTACTGCTTCACCGGCACCACCGCCTGGGCGGAATATGAGGCCATTCAGGCCGACATATTCGACCATCTGCTGGCGATCATGCCGCATTTCGGCCTGCGCCTGTTCCAGAAGCTGGGCGGCATGGACCTGCGGCAGTTCCCGCTTCTCCAGAAACAGAATGCACTATGA
- a CDS encoding MFS transporter, whose translation MTGTIRPVATLLLAIFMLMAGSGFLSTLISLRLEASGAPPLLIGLVATAYFVGLTFGSMLAFAIVARAGHIRAFAAFVSLFSATSLSYTLHLDPLFWSMLRLAEGFCMAGVFVCLESWLNERAEPATRGSVLAFYMIALYAGQAVGQFLLNLGDTWPALPFIAASILLSLAVIPVALTRIPAPSRPEGGIMRLTQLYRTSPLGFVGAAVTGVMMGAFYGLGAVFARGVGLNTAGTALFMSATILGGVALQWPLGRLSDLVDRRRVIVGTFLATLIVCIGLFEFAEGRYQMMLAGALFGGTCFALYPLCVAHTNDHLRSTQRVGASGGLILIYSLGAAAGPLAAAGMMEGLGPRGLFLFIAGCASIVLIFAGFRIWAAPPVPDALQRRYQVLPRTTPAAASLDPLAPEN comes from the coding sequence ATGACGGGGACGATCCGCCCCGTCGCGACCCTGCTGCTCGCCATTTTCATGCTGATGGCGGGCAGCGGCTTCCTTTCAACGCTGATAAGCCTGCGGCTGGAAGCGTCGGGCGCGCCGCCGCTGCTGATCGGCCTGGTCGCGACTGCTTATTTCGTCGGGCTGACGTTCGGATCAATGCTTGCGTTCGCGATCGTTGCCCGCGCCGGGCATATCCGCGCCTTCGCCGCCTTCGTCTCACTGTTTTCAGCGACCTCGCTCTCCTACACGCTCCATCTGGATCCACTGTTCTGGTCGATGCTTCGCCTTGCCGAAGGGTTTTGCATGGCCGGGGTGTTCGTGTGCCTCGAAAGCTGGCTCAACGAGCGCGCCGAACCGGCCACGCGCGGCAGCGTGCTGGCATTCTACATGATTGCGCTCTACGCCGGTCAGGCCGTCGGGCAGTTCCTTTTGAACCTGGGCGACACATGGCCCGCCCTGCCGTTCATCGCCGCATCGATACTGCTCTCGCTCGCGGTCATTCCGGTGGCGCTGACCCGCATCCCCGCCCCTTCCCGTCCCGAAGGCGGGATCATGCGCCTGACCCAGTTGTACCGCACCTCGCCGCTGGGCTTTGTGGGCGCCGCGGTGACGGGCGTGATGATGGGGGCCTTCTATGGCCTGGGCGCGGTGTTCGCGCGCGGTGTCGGCCTCAACACGGCGGGTACGGCGTTGTTCATGAGCGCGACGATCCTCGGCGGCGTGGCGTTGCAATGGCCGCTCGGCCGCCTGTCGGACCTGGTGGACCGGCGCAGGGTCATCGTCGGCACCTTCCTCGCGACGCTGATCGTGTGCATCGGCCTGTTCGAATTCGCCGAGGGGCGCTATCAGATGATGCTCGCGGGCGCGCTGTTCGGCGGCACCTGCTTTGCCCTGTATCCGCTCTGCGTTGCGCACACCAACGACCATCTCCGCTCCACCCAGCGGGTCGGCGCGTCGGGCGGGCTGATCCTCATCTACTCGCTGGGCGCTGCGGCCGGACCTCTGGCGGCAGCCGGGATGATGGAGGGGCTTGGTCCGCGCGGGCTTTTCCTCTTCATCGCCGGTTGCGCGTCCATCGTGCTCATCTTTGCGGGCTTTCGCATCTGGGCGGCCCCTCCCGTGCCGGATGCGTTGCAGCGGCGCTATCAGGTACTTCCCCGCACCACCCCCGCCGCAGCCTCGCTTGATCCTCTTGCACCAGAAAATTGA
- the thpD gene encoding ectoine hydroxylase: protein MTDLYPSRREAAPRILPRLDPVVHSSWDERAPITRAQAEQFDRDGYLVLDNVFSAEEVAALQTSAAKLLADPAALEDETVITEPGGREVRSIFKIHQQSGTMARLAADDRLAGVARFLLGDDVYVHQSRLNYKPGFVGKEFYWHSDFETWHVEDGMPQMRALSMSILLAPNTVLNGPLMIIPGSHRKYLTCVGETPEDHYRSSLKKQEYGVPDEDSLAELAAEHGIVAPTGNAGTVIIFDCNAMHGSNGNITPFPRANAFIVYNAVSNRLVSPYGPEAPRPEFIAARKHVSVLQRPEVTLLEAAS from the coding sequence ATGACCGATCTTTACCCGTCCCGGCGCGAGGCCGCCCCTCGCATCCTCCCCCGGCTGGACCCAGTGGTGCACAGCAGTTGGGACGAACGCGCGCCGATCACGCGCGCTCAGGCCGAACAGTTCGACCGTGACGGATATCTGGTGCTCGACAATGTTTTCAGCGCCGAGGAGGTCGCCGCGCTCCAGACCTCGGCGGCAAAGCTGCTTGCCGATCCGGCCGCGCTTGAGGACGAGACGGTGATCACCGAGCCGGGCGGCCGGGAAGTGCGGTCGATCTTCAAGATCCACCAGCAGAGCGGGACGATGGCGCGCCTCGCCGCCGACGACAGGCTGGCCGGGGTCGCGCGCTTCCTGCTGGGAGACGACGTGTACGTCCACCAGTCGCGGCTGAACTACAAGCCCGGGTTCGTCGGGAAGGAGTTCTACTGGCATTCGGATTTCGAAACCTGGCACGTGGAAGACGGCATGCCGCAGATGCGCGCCCTTTCCATGTCGATCCTGCTCGCCCCCAACACCGTTCTGAACGGACCGCTGATGATCATTCCCGGCTCGCATCGGAAATATCTCACCTGCGTCGGGGAAACGCCTGAAGACCATTATCGCTCTTCCCTGAAGAAGCAGGAATATGGCGTTCCGGACGAGGACAGCCTTGCAGAGCTTGCCGCCGAGCACGGGATCGTTGCACCGACCGGCAACGCCGGAACGGTCATCATCTTCGATTGCAACGCAATGCACGGCTCCAACGGCAACATCACGCCGTTCCCGAGGGCCAATGCCTTCATCGTCTATAACGCCGTCTCCAACCGTCTGGTCTCTCCCTATGGACCGGAAGCGCCCAGGCCGGAGTTCATTGCGGCGCGCAAGCACGTCTCCGTGCTCCAGCGTCCCGAGGTCACGCTGCTGGAGGCGGCGTCCTGA
- a CDS encoding ectoine synthase gives MLIRKLEEIRGTDRSVSDKGWESSRMLLAEDGMGFSFHITTLQAGGEWTFHYQHHVESVFVISGRGSVEDLATGERHELAPGTLYALNAHDRHTLRAETELVTACVFNPPVTGNEVHDETGAYRPAAAAA, from the coding sequence ATGCTCATCAGGAAGCTCGAAGAGATTCGCGGTACGGACCGCAGCGTCAGTGACAAGGGATGGGAAAGCAGCCGCATGCTTCTGGCTGAGGACGGCATGGGTTTTTCCTTCCACATCACCACGCTTCAGGCCGGTGGCGAATGGACGTTCCATTATCAACATCACGTCGAATCCGTGTTCGTCATCAGCGGTCGGGGGAGCGTGGAGGATCTGGCGACGGGGGAACGGCACGAGCTTGCCCCCGGCACGCTCTATGCGCTGAACGCGCATGACCGGCACACGCTGCGCGCCGAGACCGAACTGGTCACGGCCTGCGTCTTCAACCCGCCGGTGACCGGCAATGAAGTCCACGACGAGACAGGCGCATATCGCCCCGCCGCCGCAGCTGCCTGA